The nucleotide window GAATTTTAAAACTCGCCGTTTGATAATTTCAAATATAATTATAACTATTTATTCTGGATATTTTTTATTAGACATGTTATATGTTCTCTTTTTTTCTTTTTCAGACCCATCTTATGATTTAATAAGTGGTATGTTAAGTATTACTTTACTTTTGTTGATAGTATTAATTTCTATTTTGTGTTTAAAGAATTTAAAATCAAATCGGAGGATTAATAAAAAACATGCTCATATTAATTTTTTCTTGGGAATGGGAATTGTAATATTTTTTGGAATAACTCTAATGGGAGAAAATTTCAATGTTGAAGGCAGCATCATTGCTTTATATGCTGTTTTTACTAGTATGCTTGTGGGCATTCCATTTTATGTACCCAATATAATTATTCTTCAAACTATTAATGGATATAACAAAGTTGTAGGGCGACCAAAAACTCCTATTGACGCTTTTTCAAAGAGATTTAAAGACACATTTCATAATACTAAATATATTGGTGAAGGTGGATTCGCATGGGTATATCGCGTCACCAATATAGATGATAAAAAAGAATATGCAATAAAAATACCCAAAATAGACAAAAAAAATACAGGTAAAACCTTTGTGAAAGAAGCAGCAAACTGGAACCTCCTAGATCATCCTAACATCGTAAAAATACACAATATAAACATTATTGAAACACCTTACATTGAAATGGAATACTGTGACGGACCACTCAAAGAGGAAAAAATGGACCTAGCAGATAGTGTAAACATTATTTATGATTTAGCTGAAGGATTACGCTATGCACACAGCAAAAACATCATACATGGTGATATCAAGCCTTCTAACATTTTAATGAAAAATAATCAAGCAAAAATCAGCGACTGGGGACTAAGTAAATTGAAAACCGACAAATCAGTCACACTATCCGGATTTACCCCCCAATATGCAGCCCCAGAACAAATCTCAAGCGAATATGGTAAAGGCGATGAAAGAACCGACATCTACCAATTAGGAGGCGTCGCTTACATGCTACTCACAGGCCAACCACCACTAGCAGACTACACTCCAAACATTTATGAAGCCATTTTAAACCAAAAACCTGACCCTATAACCAAATACAACCCACAAGCCAAAAATATAGAACCAATCATAATGAAATGCCTAGAAAAACAAAAAAAAGACAGATACCAAAACATGAACCAATTAATCAAAGACCTCAACCAATACAAACTTACAATCACACAATTAAACAAAGATCAATCCAAGAGGTATCAAAAAAATTAATAAAAAATCACCGATAGGTGACAAATTTGAATTCAATTATGGAAAAACTGATGAATTTAGGATATAAAGGATACATCCTAATTATAGTGCCATATTTAATTTTAATTTTCACTAGAGATTATTATATAAATTTATGCATATTTATTGTTATTTATTTGATATTTTTGTTAATTACAATTGGCCAAATAAAAAAAGATGAAATAATTGGTAAATATGTGGAAAAATTCAGAACTTCCCGTTTAATATTATTAAATATCATAATATTATTTTTTTCAGGAATTTTTTTCTTAGATATAATCTCTGTTATTTTTATTCCAACTTCACAATCATTGGATTTAATAAGTAGTTTATTAAGTGTTATTTTTCTATCTGGGATGATTTTAATTTCTATTTTAAATTTAAATACTTTAATATCAAATAAAAGGATGCATAAAAGATATGCAAATATTATTTTTAACTTTGGGATTGGTATTGTAATATTATTTGGAATAACTACTCTAGGCGTGGATTTCACAATTGAAGGGGGTGTACCTTACGTAGAATCTGCAGTAATCACAAGTTTCATAACTGGTTTCGTATTGCTTATTCCAAGTATAGTAATTTTAAGAACTATTAACGAATATAATAATATTAAAGGATGGCCTAAAACTCCTATTGACGCTTTTTCAGAGAGATTTAAAGATATATTTTATAATACAAAATATATTGGTGAAGGTGGATTCGCATGGGTATATCGCGTCACCAATATAGATGATAAAAAAGAATATGCAATAAAAATACCCAAAATACACAAGGAAAAAACAGGAAAAACTTTTGTTAAAGAAGTAGCCAACTGGACTATTCTTAACCACCCCAACATTGTGAAATTACATGATGTGAACATTATTGAGACACCTTATATTGAAATGGAATATTGTGAAGATCAATTAGAAGAAAAAAAAAGAGAATTATCTGAAGCTATAAACATTATATGCGGTGTAGCTGCAGGTCTCCAATATGCCCATAGTAAAAATATAATTCATGGTGATATCAAGCCTTCTAACATTTTAATGAAAAATAATCAAGCAAAAATCAGCGACTGGGGACTAAGTAAATTGAAAACCGACAAATCAGTCACACTATCCGGATTTACCCCCCAATATGCAGCCCCAGAACAAATCTCAAGCGAATATGGTAAAGGCGATGAAAGAACCGACATCTACCAATTAGGAGGCGTCGCTTACATGCTACTCACAGGCCAACCACCACTAGCAGACTACACTCCAAACATTTATGAAGCCATTTTAAACCAAAAACCTGACCCTATAACCAAATACAACCCACAAGCCAAAAATATAGAACCAATCATAATGAAATGCCTAGAAAAACAAAAAAAAGACAGATACCAAAACATGAACGAACTAATTACAGATTTAAATTCCTATAAAAAAAATTTAATTCAATATAAAAAATGAGTTATGATATATTTTTTTGATTTTTTTCTATGAAATCCAAGTACCTTTCCCTAAAATCTTTTTCTTGCGATAATTTATCAATAAAAACCTGTTGTTTATCATAATCCTCTTGACGTTTTTCCAAAGCTTCTATCCTTTCATCCTTCCTTTTTGAATCCGCCCCCATAGTCTTAAGCTCATCACTGTCAACATCCCTTACTTTAGCATTATCAATGGAAAGAAGAGAAAGAGTTCTTAAATATAATTTCTTCAAATCATCTGGATTAGCCATCAGTAAGTACGGTCCTGTTCACTTATTTTATGACGTGCCATATAATCTGCAATTATTTTTTCACCGGTTTTATTGATAATTTTACTGATAAAATATTTTCTCATGGCATGGCTTCTCCAAAAAGCATAACTACCATTTTCTTTAGTAAAACCAACTTCTTGACCTGTTCTTCTAAAATTAGTTACAATACTATCACAGCTAAGTTCTCCACCATGTTTATTAACAAAAATTTTATCATAGATACTATGTACCTTAATATTTTCATTTCTCCCGTAACACCTCTCTTTTAAATAATTAATTAATTCACGAGTTAATTCAGGTGGCGAAAAAGTCTGGTGACGATATTTAACTTTTTTTCTTCTAATTGTAGGAACTAAAACCTCTTTTAGAATTAGTTCTTCATGAGAATAAAGATCATTTAGACTTTTCATGTCAACATCATAGCTTCACTTGCAGAATCTAAAAGGACTTTTATAGTAAGATTACGGGCTTCTTACTGGCCCATACCACTTAATGCCATTAAATAAATCAGTGCTCTTTTCAGAGGAGGTGCAACACCAATCATTTTAATAATATCTTTCTTCTTTAATCTTTTTCCTTGGTTTTTTTCAAGACCAAGATCACCTTTGTCCATCATAATTTCAGGCAAAATAATCTGAAAAGCTTTGTAAAAAGATTTTATTGCTGAAAAATATAAATTTACTGTACTAGGAGCTTTTCCTTCGTCTAAAAGCATCTTTTTAAATCAAAGTAAGTTTATTGTTACTTTACGATCCATAAATTCAATATTAGATAGGTTCTCTTTTTTAGCTTCAAGAAGTAATTCATTTAGTGTTTTCCCCATGAGAGCTTTATAAGCATTAACAGGTAACATATAGGTTTCTTGGGTTCCAGGGCTAATATTACGTATTAAAAACCATTTTTCTAATATATCATCATCTTCATTCTTCATCATATTAACTTAACCACTATTTGTAATAACTTTTCAATTTTTTTAAAATTATAGAAACAGTGCGGTTAAGTTAATGATACTTATCTTAACAATATCATCGCAATACTTTTTACAGCTGAAAAATTCATTTGTCCAAAAATATTACGACAATATGGTCAACATACGGAACTATTACGAAGTACACTTTACTCAACTTCAGATCATCAATTATTTGCATTTAAAATTAAAATATAATTTGGAATTTTGTGAATTAATCAATTATTTTCGCACTTTGATTCTATCTTAATATAATTTATATATTACTTACTACTGATAGTTTTATGATTCCCAGATCAATAGATTTTCAATTGAGTTCCTCTATTTGATAACCTCGAATCAAGAAATTTTAGGGAGAACAACATGAACAATAATTCCTGTTTTAAAACACTTTGTCCTAAATGCAAAACTATGAACCAATACAAGGCGCATTTCTGCCATAAGTGTGGTGAAAATTTAGAAAAATATCCAGAGAGTAAAACAAAAGTTACAGTACTAGATAGGGGAGGAATGCTATTTTAAGTGATTCAATATTTGAGATTAAAATATCAAGTGGGGATTAAATGGGTTCTGTAAACGAAATTAACTGTGATAATTGCTCTTTTTCAGTGAATACCTTGGATAACTTAACAATGATTGTTTGTAGCGAGAATTTAGATTATTTTGATAAATTATATTGTTTAAATTGTCAAAAAATTGTTAAGGTATGGCAACGTAAAAATGGCAAAGATACTGTTAGGAAATGTCCTGAATGTGGATCAAATGATGTTGTTTTAAAAATACCTGATGAAGTCAAAGTTAAATGCCCAAAATGTAATAATGGAAATTTAAAAAGTAAATTACTCATACTTACTGATTAAACTAAAAATTTGGACGAATTTAAATTAGGTCATGATCCAGAGCAGTTTTATCATAAAAAAAGAATTATCATGCCAGAAGATGATCCTAAAATAAGATTACTTGATAATTGGTTCTTTAAATAGGAATAAAGGAGGTTTTAGAATGAGGATGAAAGATGTCAGGCAATATGCAGGAAGATTCACTGGTAAAATGGTTAAACCATTAGATAAAGAGGATGTGTCTGAATTCCAAAAAGGGGATAAAGTGGTAGTTTTTCACTTGAAAGATTATTTAAAGTTTCTCGATGCTTTGGACACTGTTATGCATGGAACTGAAGAGGAAAGGGATGAAATAGTACATAGGTTAGGTATTAACTAAATTAGTGAGGCTGTTTTATAGAGGATATTATTTTTGTGATTATTACGACTTAATTTTAAAGTTAGGACTTTCTTTAATCTCCCAATTCATTACCAACCAAAATAATGATACTAATACTTCATTAAGTATTACACTAAATTCGAGAAGCTTTCATTATTATAATTTTCCATTTGATTCTCATTAGTAATTGATAACTTAGAGTATGACCAATAAAAACTGGTAATTGCCATGTCTGGAACAAATATAATTCTCGCCATGGATAATGATACTGAAGCTCTTAAAATCAACCAAATTCTTTCCTCAGGTAATTGCAGACCATTAACCTTATTTAACTGGAAAAATCCCCAGTGGGAAATTTCAAACAGTGAAAAAAATGGTCAACAGGTAAGTTCAGGAAACAGTACTTCAAATATGGTTGATACAACATCACTTGATCTAGATTCAGTTGATTTAATCATAATGGATGAAGAACTGCAGGAAAACATAGAACTAAAAACCTTTTTAGAGGGTTCAAATAACATTAATAGTACTTATAACATTCCTCGCATTTTAATTACCTCTAATTCTGATTGTAAGGATCCAGAAAGGATAGATTTGAAAGAAAAACAAATTTGTCTATCCAGACCATATAACCCCCGTGAACTTTTATTAACCGTGGAAAGCGCATTCTACAAGAAAAACATGGAACTGACACTAAAGGAACGTGAAGACCAGTACCGCATTTTAATTGAAAACGCAGATGACCCAATCGCCATGATCAACTACCAAGGTGAATTTCTCCTGGTGAATAAAAGCGCTGCAATTTTCTTCTCATGTGAAGAGGAAAAATTCCTGGGAAAAACCATGTGGGAAATCTTTCCCCAGGAACAGGCCGATTCCCAAATGAAAAGCATAAGAACAGTCATCGAAACGGGCACAGGGCGTATTATTGAAAGTAAAACCGTTATCAAAGGCAAAGAATACTATTTCAGCACCAATATTCAACCCATACCTGTAAAAAATGGGGGAATAGGAGCGGTGCAACTTATTGCTCGGGATATTACTCCAATGAAGAAGGTCCAGCATGCGCTGGAAAAAAGTGAAGAGAAGTTCAGGGAAGTTTTCAATAATGCTAACGATGGAATATCCCTCCACCACATTGATAATGGGTTACCTGGTAATTTTTGTGAAGTAAACGATGTGGTATGCCAGAGACTGGGCTACACTAAAGAAGAACTTCTTCTTATGGGTCCACAGGATATTATTAACAAAGAAACCAAAGAAAAAATGCCGGAAGTTATGAAAAAATTAAGTCTAAATAAAAGTGCCACTTTCGAAGCAGTGCAATTTACCAAGGAAGGGAAATTGATTACAACCGAGATCAGTAATCATCTTTTTGATTTACAGGGAAAAGAAATGATCATGTCCATAACCAGGGATATTTCCGAGCGTAAAAAATCTGAAAACCAACTATTACGAATACTGGCAGGAATAGAGGGCACAGGGGATGCTATAGGAATAGCAATGTCCGATGGTTCACATTTCTATCAAAACAAATCATTTAACAAACTGTTCGGTTACAAAGTGGAGGAACTGAACATTCCCATGGGTCCGGTGAAACTGTTTAAAGATAAGGAACTGGGCAGATATATATTCCAAACTATAATGAATGGGAATAGCTGGGATGGGGAATTGGAAATGACTGATAAGTCAGAGAGAATCTTCCCAGTACACATTCAGGCAAACGCCATTAAAAACAAAAATGATAGTGTTATTGGTTTAATTTACGTCCTGGATGATATCACAGAAAGGAAAAGGGTAGAATATGCCTTAAAAACCAGTGAGGAGAAGTTCAGAAACCTGGCTCAAACCGCAGTAGATGCCATTATCATTATTGATTGTGAAGAAAAGATTGTTTTCTCCAACAGCAGCCTGGAAAGAATTTTCGATTACAGGGAAGAAGAGATACTGGGTGAATATCTGGAAACACTCATTCCACAAAGGCACATGGAAGATTTCCAGGTAAAACTAGACTTTTTCCACCAGCATGACAGAGAATTGGGGAATGTTTTTGAGTCATTTGGTCTTAGAAAGGATGGTAGTGAATTCCCACTGGAAATGTCCCTCAATACATGGAAAACAGAGGGAGACGTGTACACCACATTAATCATTCGTGACATAACCCAGAGGAAATTAAATGAGTTCAAGTTTAAGATGAGGGAAGATATCTTCCAGTTAATGGCACATAACATCGAAGAGGTATTTTGGATCATTGACCCCCTTACTGGACAGATACTATACATGAATCCTGCTTATAAAAAGATCTGGGGTCAGAATATAGAAACCCTTTACCAGAACCCCAGATCCTGGATTGAATCCATGCACCCTGAAGATAAGGAGGAATTTATTTCCTATATTTTCGGGAAAAACGGCAGAACCATCAAGCACAGGGAAAATATCGAATGCAGAGTTATCCGTCCTGATGGAGAGGTGAGGTGGATAAAAGTCAGGGCTTTCCCAGTCATTAACCAGAACAAGGAGATCTACCGCAGGATTGGTATAGCCACCGATATTTCCAAGGTTCGAAATATGGGAAATAACATTGGAAAACAATGATAACGGAACAAGAAAGGTTACCTGTTATTTATAATGGTAAAATTGATTTTCACATTTTAAGGGTTCCAATTACTGTAATAAGCAGCTTAATTTAGCATACACTAACAATTTTGTAACTCCATCTTCTCTTTTTGTGATGATTTTCACAGTTACTGCTTAAAATTATAACTGTTTGTGAAAAGAATGTATATCTGAGGCAATAATCCAGCATGGTGATGAACAACATTACCATGGATAGTGAATATTGACTAATAGCAATTATTATTTATGTATTTTAAAAACTGGATATTGCCTTATCCACCGCCTTAACGGACCCCTGTCCTGAAGAGGAAGAAATCCGCCGCCTCTTCCTTTTCAGGAACCTTTTTCTATTTATTATCTTTCTATTTATTATCAAAAGAGAATATCTTTTCTAAGAGAATATCCTTCAATTAAATTCAGGATATAATACTATTAATTTTGAATTATACAGTACCTAAAGTGATAAACCCCATGAATACCATTTTCCTTTTTGTTTTACTAATTCTTTATTTGAATAATTTTTTTATACCCCTAAGAGCAATACTTAGACTATGAATTCTCCAGATAATGAACCAGGAATGGTTCTATTTACACTAGTCTGCCCGGAATGTGGAGTTGCAAACCCTGATAATTCCATGAATTGTATGGTTTGCGATAGAGATCTCACTAACATTGTCCTGTTTTTAGAGGATGACTCTTTTGACCTGGAATTAACAGGTGAATTTTTAATTGAATACCGGAAAAACTTCTGGGGCACCGAAAGAACAGGCAAAGTTATAAAGTACCCCTTAAGTGAAATAACAAATATTGAATACGGATCACCAATTACTCGTTTTAAATTTGATTATAATAGCAAAAGACAGGTAATACCATTAAAGAAAGAGAATATTGAAGTTTTGAAGGAAGTTCTTCCTAAAATTATTGATTGAAATTTCCAAACACATTGAGCATGCATATTAATAATATCAGATTTATAAACTATCCCCCATATCAATTAGCTTCTTTTTTAATCTTTTTCACAGCTCTATGAAAAGATATGTACTTTATTGATAGAAAGTTTTGAAGATAATTATTATTAATAAATGATGGATACATAAATATAATTATGTTTATATGAATAAAGGGGGTTATTTATATGAATTTAGAATTATTGTTTATTTTGCTAATTCTTTCAATAGTAATTCTATTTGTCTTCTTTTTGATCTATAAAAATCGAAATGACTTAGATGAAAGAAGTGGTGAAGAAAAAGTTGGAGAAGCTGCCCAAGAATCTCCGACTGATAAAACCACCAAATATTACAAATTTGACGGATACAAAGAACCTGAAAGTGAAAACGAATTATTAGAAGAATGTCAAGAAGCAACACCCGAAATTAGCCCCCCACAATATGACCCCGATAAGTCTATTGCTCAGAAAAAAACAAATACTGAAGGAAAAGAAAAAATTAAGGTTGAAATAGATAGAAAGGTAAAAATTCAATATACTTCTCCAATGGAATTGAGGGAACAATATTATTTATGGGTCTTATTTTTAAAAAAAGGCACTTATTCTCATAATGAAATAGAACTAAAAGAGCAAGAAGAGGAAATCAATTTTACTTCTGAAGATAAAGAACCACTAATCACTGTAATTCCCAGATCCCCATATTTTAACTTTTCCCCCTCTGAGCTCAAGATTATTATAAATGATGAGGATGAAATTGAAAACTATTTTAAAGTTAGACCTATAAACTTACCCCGAAATCCTGAAGTTGAAATAGCATTTGATTTTTTTTACAAAGGGAAACGTTTGAAGAAAGATCCAGTGAAAATAATTGTTATTATTCACGCCAAAGTGGCAGGAATATCGAGTAAATTTGGAGGATATATCACAGCAATTAGTGCCTCAATGGCTTTCTTACAAGCCACAATACAATCCTTAACATCAACTTTCAAATTTATGGGACAATTCCAGAATTATAACAGTTTTATGTCGATTTCAGCAATAATTTTCATTATAAGCATATTTTTCTTTGTTTTAGGAATATATTTACTTATTATTAGAGGTAAAACCAAAGATAAAAGTGCTAAAATATCAGAGAACATTATAATATCCAGTTAGCGCGTATAAAAGTAAATATCAAAAAAGTTCGTTTAATCGAAATATTTAAATAATAGAATAGCAGTAGATATGCATGTGTGTCTAGTACACACCAAAACCCATAGGTTTCAACCTTACCTTCAACTCTATTTTTGGTTGAAACCAGAAACGTGCTTCCAGAGATAAGCCATTTTTCCCCCCTACAAACCCCACTTATTCTCTGGAAGTTTCTGTTTACTATGAAATAATAAGATTATCAATTAAAATATTATTTTCATTCTGTTGACCTGTTTTCAGCAACTTTCATTTTCAGCTCAAAAATCAATGCCCATGCTTCTTCGACTTGGGGAGAAAATGTGGATGATGCCAGCTGTATAAAGCGTTCTAACGACTCAATTGCCTCTGGATATTCATCCAGGAAGTTGTGGGCTGAACCTTTACCTGCCCATGCCTGAGCATTATCTGGATTTAGTTCTGTAGCCTTTGTGAAAGATTCTAGGGCCTCTTTATATTTTTTTAAACCAAAAAGTGCAGACCCACGATTATTCCAGGTCCCATCATTATCTTTTTCCAGTTCCAGGGAGTGGTCAAATGAATTTATGGCCTCATCAAAACGGGCACGGGATGCATATAAAACTCCTAGATTAGACCATGCCTGGGCATTATCCGGTTCAAGATCAAGTGCTACCTCAAAGGATTCCTGAGCTTCATCCAGGAGCCCAATGCGGGAAAGTGCAACCCCACGAATATCCCATATCTTAGCATTATCCTGGTCCAGTACCAGTGCATCATCAAAGTATAAAAGAGCAGCTTTATAACTTCTCTGGGCGAAAAGTTCATTACCTTTCTTCAAAAGGGCAATTTTCTTTTTTTCATTCTCTTTTTCATCTTCTTTCTGCTGATTATCTTTAGGATCCAATTGAAATCACCAAGTAATCGTTACATATATTTTAAAAAAAAACTTAAAAAACAAAAGCATTACATTGAAATTTGTATGGATTAAAATAATCTTCTGATGGTTAATCTTTTTTTCCATTAAATTTTCCATGGCATACTTGGAAATTATTTAACCTATATGAAATTATTTAATCTATTATGGAATTATTTAACCTATTATGAAATTATTTAACCTTAAATTATTATTATTGAGAATTTATAACCTGTTTTTATGAAGCATAACCATATAAGTGGTGTGCGCACAGGAATTAGATATGGATATTTTTTCAATGTTTTTCCTGGCAGTTGGGTTGGCCATGGATGCCTTCAGTGTATCCATCACCAGGGGAATGATTCTTAAATGTAACCTGAAGTACGCCCTTACCATTGCCATATTTTTCGGTGCATTCCAGGCTTTGATGCCTGTGGCGGGTTGGCTGGCAGGGGAACAGTTAGCTGCACTGGTTGAAGTCTGGGCGCCCTGGATTGCATTCATCTTACTTGCCTTAATCGGGGGAAAGATGATCTACGAGGGATTACGAGAAGATGATGAAGAGGAGGATGTGTGCAGAGTTTTCTCCATCCGTGATATTTTAATTCTGTCAGTTGCCACCAGTATCGATGCCTTTGCAGTTGGTGTGACCTTTGCCTTTTTAAACACCCCCATTCTCCTACCCATACTGATTATCGGTCTGGTAACTTTCATATTATCATTTATAGGAGTATACCTTGGGAAAAAAGCAGGACATCTTTTTGGAAGCAAAATTGAGGTATTAGGAGGATTGATCCTGATTGCAATCGGGATTAAGATCCTTTTGGAAACCATGTTATAATTAAAAATCAATATCATTATGGAAAATAAAACCACATAATGAGAATTATCGCCTAATAATAAGAATTACTTCTCATAATAGAATTTAACTTTCATTAATATCATTAATCAGCTTTTACTATTGCCAGAACCAGGTCATCAGAATCTACTTCTGGTGAATTTATTTTTGATTTTATCTCATCTAAAATCTTTATTGGTGAAAGATCATGATTTTGAATAATTATCTGCTCCAGTAGTTCTTTCCCTGAAGATTCTGTCCCTTCTAAAGCTCGAATAACTCCGTCAGTATAGAATAAGAGTAAATCTCCATTTTCAATCTTCACTTGGTGTTTTTCAAGCTCAATATTTTCCAGTCGGCCCAGTGATTTAACCCCTTTTGCAAGTTCGCTTAACTGATTTGTTTTGTTCCTATAAATCAATGGAGGACTATGAGCGGCATTAACATAGGTAAAACAATGAGTTTTAGAGTCCAGTTCACCGTATAAAATAGTGATGAAGATTTCAGGACCAATGTCAACTGCAATCAGGTTGTTTAAATATTTTAAAAGAGTGGGAGGGTTCTGATTTTTTGCTTCTCCCCTGATTATGGTTCTGGAAAGTGCCATGAGCAGTGATGCTGGGAAACTGTCCCCGGTAACATCCGCAATAACAATACCTGTTTTTTCGGGTGATATGGATACGAAATCATAAAAATCACCCCCAACCTCACGTGCAGGGATGTTCAACGCTGCAACACTAAAATTTGGGATGGAGGGTAATTCTTCAGGTAGGAAGCTCTTCTGGATTTTACTGGCCACCTTCAGCTCATGTTTTTTACGTTCCAGTTCATCAAAATAAAGGTCCCTCTGCTTTATTGTTTCCCTTTCCCTAAGGAGGTTGGAAATAATGAATGCAAATATGAACATTCCCAGTGCATTGGAAACAATGATTGGTATGGTGAGCTCCTGCACCACTGCCAGTGCCATGGAATATGGTTTGGCAATGGCCAGGTTAATGAGAAGGTGCAGTGATTCCATTAAAATCGCAAAAACCACTGCCCAGAAGATTCCCACAAAGCGACGTTTGTTAATGAGGAATATTAAACCAGCGAATAATCCTGCCAGTATGGTGGCGATGGCACAGGGTACTGCTGTGAAACCACCCAAACTCAGACGGTACAATCCACCAATTAAACCTGCACCCAGTCCCACAATTGGGCCCCCTATGAGACCTGCCACCATGGGGCCCAGGTCACGTACATTGGCCATGGCACCGAAAACCTCCACTCCAGAATAGGTTCCGAAGATAGATATTGCCCCAAAAATGAGGATAAGAATTGCCTGGTTTTTAATGGTGAACTTTCCTTCAAGAACCTCAGTGAAAACGTTTAAACGGCTTACCACATAGGCAATAACCACAATCACACATGCTTTTTCCACCAGGACCAGGAGACTGTGTTCCACTGAGGACATGGGCATTTCATGAAATTGTAGAATTAAAAGAACACTTACACTGCC belongs to uncultured Methanobacterium sp. and includes:
- a CDS encoding LytS/YhcK type 5TM receptor domain-containing protein, translated to MSKTTLKDRIHTIRDYLAGDEEVPIMYIHALMAIIGSVSVLLILQFHEMPMSSVEHSLLVLVEKACVIVVIAYVVSRLNVFTEVLEGKFTIKNQAILILIFGAISIFGTYSGVEVFGAMANVRDLGPMVAGLIGGPIVGLGAGLIGGLYRLSLGGFTAVPCAIATILAGLFAGLIFLINKRRFVGIFWAVVFAILMESLHLLINLAIAKPYSMALAVVQELTIPIIVSNALGMFIFAFIISNLLRERETIKQRDLYFDELERKKHELKVASKIQKSFLPEELPSIPNFSVAALNIPAREVGGDFYDFVSISPEKTGIVIADVTGDSFPASLLMALSRTIIRGEAKNQNPPTLLKYLNNLIAVDIGPEIFITILYGELDSKTHCFTYVNAAHSPPLIYRNKTNQLSELAKGVKSLGRLENIELEKHQVKIENGDLLLFYTDGVIRALEGTESSGKELLEQIIIQNHDLSPIKILDEIKSKINSPEVDSDDLVLAIVKAD